A region of Clostridium acetobutylicum ATCC 824 DNA encodes the following proteins:
- a CDS encoding glycoside hydrolase family 9 protein: protein MLRRKLLSMIVAASLVVGVGFSNICYAKPPAPDPNSNVGTHDLIRNSTFTDGVGLPWTEVETAPAHGDFDISGGTYNITVTKPGSNIWDVQFRHRNLQLKAGHKYHVEFTVTADKDCDIYPQIAMSKDPYTQYWHYGNWENVHLTAGQAKTVTDDFTMTTNDDSAEFAFHISNTNDNSKLPITYKFDNIHLTDPQYTQPAIPDDNIYDAVRVNQVGYYPNLEKIATVTSDSSTPIPWKLQDSTGAVVASGQTKVFGQDQASGDNVHIIDFTSYNKSGKDYKLVVSGDTDENPAYSVPFNIGSDLYSQLKQDSIKYFYHNRSGIEIKMPYCGDSSLARPAGHPSDIMGLAPNNWYSSLANYKLDVTGGWYDAGDHGKYVVNGGISVWTMMNQYERALYNGGDVTKAPFADNTMNIPESGNGTPDILDEARYELEMLLKMQVPAGNTYAGMAHHKGHDETWTGLGVRPDQDTKTRYLQPPSTAATLNLAAVAAQGSRLWKDKDADFSTKCLTSAETAWKAALAHPDIYADAGDVGGGAYSDNHVTDEFYWAAAELYATTGKQEYLDYIQKSPYYLQMPTELTGGESTGNAGPFDWGNVQGLGTITLATVPNNLSKTDVDTAKSNIEKAADAFIDHQSKEGYGTSLAESQVDTTYHGVKGPIVNGYPWGSNSFVANEAIVMGYAYDFSKNAKYMNGMEEDMDYLLGRNPNVKSYVTGYGAGAVKNPHHRFWAHQADPNFPNAPAGCFVGGPNSALQDPWVKGSGWHVGDKAPEKCYMDNIESWSTNEITINWNAPMAWISSYLDDNAPKVNNVKYGDINDDGVVNGRDIMVLTQYIAGKPVTIDTAAADVNGDGTVNGRDLMILRQYVSGKVTSFPVESNK, encoded by the coding sequence ATGTTAAGGAGAAAATTACTGTCTATGATAGTTGCTGCTTCTCTTGTAGTTGGAGTAGGATTCTCTAATATTTGTTATGCAAAACCACCAGCTCCAGATCCAAACAGCAATGTAGGTACACATGATCTTATTAGAAATAGTACTTTTACTGATGGAGTTGGATTGCCATGGACTGAGGTTGAAACAGCACCTGCTCATGGAGATTTTGACATTTCAGGAGGTACTTATAATATAACTGTTACAAAACCAGGAAGTAATATCTGGGATGTACAGTTTAGACATAGAAATTTACAGCTTAAAGCAGGACATAAATATCATGTAGAATTTACAGTAACAGCAGATAAGGATTGTGATATTTATCCTCAAATAGCTATGTCTAAAGATCCATATACTCAATATTGGCACTATGGAAACTGGGAAAATGTACACTTAACAGCAGGACAAGCTAAAACTGTAACTGATGATTTCACTATGACAACAAATGATGATTCTGCTGAATTTGCATTCCATATTTCCAATACAAACGATAATTCAAAGCTTCCAATAACATATAAATTCGATAATATACATTTAACAGATCCACAATATACACAACCAGCAATACCAGATGATAATATTTACGATGCGGTAAGGGTAAACCAAGTCGGATATTATCCTAATCTTGAGAAGATTGCAACAGTAACTTCTGATTCTTCAACTCCAATACCATGGAAACTTCAAGACAGCACAGGAGCAGTTGTTGCATCAGGACAAACAAAAGTATTTGGACAAGATCAGGCATCAGGAGATAATGTTCATATTATCGATTTCACTTCCTACAATAAATCCGGTAAGGACTATAAATTAGTAGTTAGTGGTGATACTGATGAAAATCCAGCATACAGTGTTCCTTTTAATATTGGAAGTGACTTATATTCACAACTTAAACAAGATTCTATAAAATACTTCTATCACAACAGAAGTGGTATAGAAATAAAAATGCCTTATTGTGGTGATTCATCATTGGCACGTCCAGCAGGACATCCAAGTGATATAATGGGATTGGCACCTAATAACTGGTATAGCAGCTTAGCTAATTACAAGTTGGATGTAACAGGTGGATGGTATGATGCAGGAGATCATGGTAAATACGTTGTAAACGGTGGTATATCAGTATGGACTATGATGAATCAATATGAGCGTGCATTATACAACGGAGGAGATGTTACAAAGGCTCCTTTCGCAGATAATACTATGAATATTCCTGAAAGTGGTAACGGAACACCAGACATACTTGATGAAGCACGTTATGAACTTGAAATGCTTCTTAAGATGCAAGTTCCAGCAGGCAACACATATGCTGGTATGGCACATCATAAAGGACATGATGAAACTTGGACAGGTCTTGGAGTTCGTCCAGATCAAGACACAAAAACACGTTATTTACAACCACCAAGCACTGCAGCAACTTTAAATCTTGCAGCAGTAGCAGCACAGGGTTCACGTTTATGGAAGGATAAAGATGCAGATTTCTCAACTAAATGCTTAACATCAGCAGAAACTGCTTGGAAGGCAGCTCTTGCACATCCTGACATTTATGCAGATGCTGGAGATGTAGGTGGAGGAGCTTATAGTGATAATCATGTAACTGATGAATTCTATTGGGCAGCCGCTGAACTTTATGCAACAACAGGAAAACAGGAATACTTAGACTATATACAAAAGTCCCCATACTATTTACAAATGCCTACTGAGTTAACAGGAGGAGAATCTACTGGAAACGCAGGACCATTTGATTGGGGTAATGTACAAGGTCTAGGAACAATAACTTTAGCAACTGTACCAAACAATCTATCAAAAACAGATGTAGATACAGCTAAAAGCAATATAGAGAAAGCTGCAGATGCATTTATTGATCATCAATCTAAAGAAGGATATGGTACATCACTTGCAGAGTCACAAGTTGATACAACTTACCATGGAGTAAAGGGTCCAATAGTTAATGGATATCCTTGGGGTTCAAACTCATTTGTTGCTAATGAAGCAATTGTAATGGGATACGCTTATGACTTTAGTAAAAATGCTAAATACATGAATGGTATGGAAGAAGATATGGATTATTTACTTGGACGTAACCCTAATGTTAAGAGTTATGTTACGGGATATGGAGCAGGAGCAGTTAAAAATCCACATCATCGTTTCTGGGCACATCAAGCTGATCCAAACTTCCCTAATGCACCAGCAGGATGCTTTGTAGGAGGACCAAACAGTGCTCTTCAAGATCCATGGGTTAAGGGTTCAGGATGGCATGTTGGTGATAAAGCACCAGAAAAATGCTACATGGATAATATAGAATCATGGTCAACAAATGAAATCACAATTAACTGGAATGCCCCTATGGCATGGATTTCATCATACTTAGATGACAATGCACCAAAGGTTAACAATGTAAAATATGGTGATATTAATGATGATGGAGTTGTAAATGGACGTGATATCATGGTATTAACACAATATATTGCAGGTAAACCTGTAACTATAGACACAGCAGCTGCTGATGTAAATGGTGATGGAACTGTAAATGGAAGAGATCTTATGATTTTAAGACAATATGTATCAGGAAAGGTAACTTCTTTTCCAGTAGAAAGTAATAAATAA